Proteins encoded within one genomic window of Citrobacter amalonaticus Y19:
- the aroG gene encoding 3-deoxy-7-phosphoheptulonate synthase AroG, with product MNYQNDDLRIKEINELLPPVALLEKFPATENAANTVAHARKAIHKILKGNDDRLLVVIGPCSIHDPVAAKEYAGRLLALREALKGELEIVMRVYFEKPRTTVGWKGLINDPHMDNSFQINDGLRIARKLLLDINDSGLPTAGEFLDMITPQYLADMMSWGAIGARTTESQVHRELASGLSCPVGFKNGTDGTIKVAIDAINAAGAPHCFLSVTKWGHSAIVNTSGNGDCHIILRGGKEPNYSAAHVAAVKEGLAKAGLPAQIMIDFSHANSCKQFKKQMEVGADVCQQIASGETAIMGVMIESHLVEGNQNPDSGEPLVYGKSITDACINWEDTDTILRQLADAVKARRG from the coding sequence ATGAATTATCAGAACGACGATTTACGTATTAAAGAGATCAACGAGTTATTACCCCCTGTCGCACTGCTGGAAAAATTCCCCGCTACAGAAAATGCCGCCAACACGGTTGCCCATGCGCGTAAAGCCATTCACAAAATTTTGAAAGGGAATGACGATCGCCTGCTGGTGGTGATTGGTCCATGCTCGATTCATGATCCCGTCGCGGCGAAAGAGTACGCAGGTCGCTTGCTGGCACTGCGTGAAGCGCTGAAAGGCGAACTGGAAATCGTCATGCGTGTCTACTTTGAGAAACCGCGTACGACCGTTGGCTGGAAAGGGTTGATTAACGATCCGCACATGGATAACAGCTTCCAGATCAATGACGGCTTGCGTATTGCGCGCAAGCTGCTGTTGGATATCAACGACAGCGGCCTGCCGACGGCGGGTGAATTCCTCGATATGATTACCCCGCAATATCTGGCGGACATGATGAGCTGGGGCGCGATTGGCGCGCGTACCACAGAATCTCAGGTTCACCGTGAGCTGGCGTCGGGTCTCTCTTGTCCGGTTGGCTTCAAGAACGGTACCGATGGCACCATCAAAGTGGCGATTGATGCCATCAATGCTGCCGGTGCGCCACACTGCTTCCTGTCGGTCACCAAATGGGGTCACTCCGCCATTGTGAACACCAGCGGTAACGGCGACTGCCATATTATTCTGCGCGGCGGCAAAGAGCCGAACTACAGCGCTGCACATGTCGCGGCGGTGAAAGAAGGTCTGGCGAAAGCGGGGCTGCCCGCGCAAATCATGATTGATTTCAGCCATGCCAATTCCTGTAAGCAGTTTAAAAAGCAGATGGAAGTCGGGGCCGATGTGTGCCAGCAAATCGCCAGCGGCGAAACCGCGATAATGGGCGTGATGATTGAAAGCCATCTGGTTGAAGGTAATCAGAACCCGGACAGTGGTGAACCGCTGGTGTACGGCAAAAGCATTACCGATGCCTGTATTAACTGGGAAGATACCGACACTATCCTGCGCCAACTCGCGGATGCGGTAAAAGCGCGTCGCGGATAA
- a CDS encoding FecCD family ABC transporter permease: protein MSLLSQTPVDDAINAQYRRIIRRRVLLVLMSVLAIVGSLLLDFTLGPSGLPVGELWQTLIHPMSASGGTRVIVWEIRLPYALMALLVGMALGLAGAEMQTILNNPLASPFTLGVSSAAAFGAALAIVLGIGIPGVPDAWFIPANAFIFALLSALLLDGITRWTRVATSGVVLFGIALVFTFNALVSMMQFVADEDTLQGLVFWTMGSLARASWEKLAVLALAFICVGAWSMRSAWQLTALRLGEERAMSFGIDVRRLRLSSLLRISLLSALSVAFVGPIGFIGLVAPHISRLLFGEDHRFYLPGSILTGGLVLSLASVASKNILPGIIIPVGIVTSLVGVPFFLSIILRHRGSMS from the coding sequence ATGTCTCTTCTTTCTCAGACACCCGTTGACGATGCCATTAATGCGCAATATCGCAGGATCATCCGCAGGCGTGTACTGTTGGTGCTGATGAGCGTACTGGCGATTGTCGGCTCGTTGTTGCTGGATTTCACGCTTGGCCCGTCAGGTTTGCCAGTCGGCGAGCTCTGGCAAACGCTGATTCATCCGATGAGCGCCAGCGGCGGCACCCGGGTTATCGTCTGGGAAATCCGCCTGCCTTACGCCCTCATGGCGCTGTTGGTTGGCATGGCGCTGGGGCTGGCAGGGGCAGAAATGCAGACCATCCTCAATAATCCGCTGGCGAGTCCATTCACATTGGGCGTCTCTTCGGCGGCGGCATTTGGCGCGGCGCTGGCGATTGTGCTGGGGATCGGTATTCCTGGTGTTCCTGACGCGTGGTTTATTCCGGCGAATGCCTTCATTTTTGCATTGCTCTCTGCGCTGCTGCTCGACGGTATTACCCGCTGGACCCGCGTGGCGACGTCCGGCGTGGTGCTCTTTGGTATCGCGCTGGTCTTTACCTTCAATGCGCTGGTATCGATGATGCAGTTTGTGGCTGATGAGGATACGTTGCAGGGACTGGTGTTCTGGACGATGGGCAGTCTGGCACGGGCGTCGTGGGAAAAACTGGCCGTACTGGCACTGGCGTTTATCTGCGTCGGCGCGTGGTCAATGCGCAGCGCCTGGCAACTGACCGCGCTGCGGTTGGGGGAGGAGCGGGCGATGAGTTTTGGCATCGACGTACGCCGCTTACGCCTGTCATCGCTGTTGCGTATCAGTTTGCTGTCCGCACTCTCGGTAGCCTTCGTCGGGCCGATTGGCTTCATCGGCCTGGTGGCGCCGCACATTTCACGCCTGCTGTTTGGTGAAGATCACCGCTTCTATCTGCCTGGCAGCATCCTGACGGGCGGGCTGGTGCTCTCTCTGGCCTCTGTTGCCTCGAAAAATATTCTTCCTGGTATCATTATTCCGGTGGGCATTGTCACTTCGCTGGTGGGGGTTCCCTTCTTTTTGAGCATTATTTTGCGCCACCGCGGGAGCATGTCATGA
- a CDS encoding ABC transporter ATP-binding protein codes for MSGLILRGVTAGYPKRTVIDNLNVDELPRGKITALLGPNGCGKSTLLRALAGLNKAQGEMMLGGENLSALSLVERAASVVFLPQSLAQGVHLHVLESVYVAQRALGKRDDKQVLAILEQLGIAHLALHYLDQLSGGQRQLVGLAQSLIRRPELLLLDEPLSALDLNYQFHVMDVVRRETRLRNMVTVVVVHDINIALRHCEHVLMLKAGKRVASGEPEKVITTESLAQVYNVQARVERCSQGRAQVVLDGVIGV; via the coding sequence ATGAGTGGCTTGATCCTGCGAGGCGTCACTGCGGGCTATCCGAAGCGAACGGTGATTGACAATCTTAACGTCGACGAACTGCCGCGCGGCAAAATTACCGCGCTGCTGGGGCCGAACGGTTGCGGGAAATCCACCTTGTTACGCGCGCTGGCCGGATTGAATAAAGCGCAGGGGGAGATGATGCTTGGGGGCGAAAACCTGTCGGCGCTGTCGCTGGTTGAGCGGGCCGCCAGCGTCGTGTTTTTGCCCCAGTCGCTGGCGCAGGGAGTGCATTTGCATGTTCTGGAGTCGGTATATGTTGCGCAGCGGGCGCTGGGTAAACGCGATGATAAACAGGTGCTGGCGATTCTCGAACAACTGGGGATTGCCCATCTGGCATTGCACTATCTCGATCAGCTTTCCGGGGGGCAACGGCAGCTTGTGGGGCTGGCGCAATCGCTGATCCGCCGTCCCGAGCTGTTGCTGCTCGATGAACCCCTGAGTGCGTTGGATCTGAACTATCAGTTTCATGTGATGGATGTGGTTCGCCGTGAGACCCGGCTGCGTAATATGGTCACGGTGGTGGTGGTGCATGACATCAATATTGCGCTGCGCCACTGTGAACATGTGCTGATGCTGAAAGCCGGAAAGCGGGTCGCCAGCGGTGAACCGGAAAAGGTCATCACCACAGAAAGTCTGGCGCAAGTCTATAACGTACAGGCTCGCGTGGAGCGCTGCTCACAGGGCAGGGCGCAGGTGGTGCTGGATGGGGTGATTGGGGTTTAA
- the gpmA gene encoding 2,3-diphosphoglycerate-dependent phosphoglycerate mutase, whose translation MAVTKLVLVRHGESQWNNENRFTGWYDVDLSEKGVGEAKAAGKLLKAEGYSFDFAYTSVLKRAIHTLWNVLDELDQAWLPVEKSWKLNERHYGALQGLNKAETAEKYGDEQVKQWRRGFAVTPPELTKDDERYPGHDPRYAKLTEKELPLTESLALTIDRVIPYWNDTILPRMKSGERVIIAAHGNSLRALVKYLDNLSEEEILELNIPTGVPLVYEFDENFKPLKRYYLGNADEIAAKAAAVANQGKAK comes from the coding sequence ATGGCTGTAACTAAGCTGGTTCTGGTACGCCACGGCGAAAGCCAGTGGAACAATGAAAACCGCTTCACCGGTTGGTACGACGTTGACCTGTCCGAGAAAGGCGTAGGCGAAGCGAAAGCGGCAGGCAAACTGCTGAAAGCGGAAGGCTATAGCTTCGATTTTGCTTATACCTCTGTGCTGAAACGTGCCATCCACACGCTGTGGAACGTACTGGATGAACTGGATCAGGCCTGGTTGCCGGTGGAGAAATCCTGGAAGCTGAACGAACGTCACTACGGTGCGTTGCAGGGTCTGAATAAAGCGGAAACCGCTGAGAAGTACGGTGACGAGCAGGTTAAACAGTGGCGTCGTGGTTTCGCGGTGACCCCGCCGGAACTGACCAAAGATGACGAGCGCTATCCGGGCCACGATCCGCGTTATGCCAAACTGACCGAAAAAGAGCTGCCGCTGACCGAAAGCCTGGCACTGACCATCGATCGCGTTATCCCTTACTGGAACGATACCATTCTGCCACGCATGAAGAGCGGCGAGCGCGTCATCATCGCGGCGCACGGTAACTCCCTGCGCGCGCTGGTAAAATACCTCGACAACCTGAGCGAAGAAGAAATCCTCGAATTGAACATCCCAACCGGCGTACCGCTGGTGTATGAGTTCGACGAAAACTTCAAGCCGCTCAAGCGCTACTATCTGGGTAATGCTGACGAGATCGCCGCGAAAGCCGCTGCCGTCGCCAACCAGGGTAAAGCGAAGTAA
- the galM gene encoding galactose-1-epimerase: MLNETPALAPDGQPYRLLTLRNSAGMVVTLMDWGATLLSARIPLSDGCVREALLGCASPEHYQNQAAFLGASIGRYANRIADSRYVLNGETVTLQPSQGVNQLHGGPDGFDKRRWQIVNHNERQVLFAISSDDGDQGFPGNLCATVQYRLTDDNRISITYRATVDKPCPVNLTNHVYFNLDGDQTDVRNHTLQLLADEYLPVDEGGIPRDGLKPVAGTSFDFRTAKAIASEFLTDDDQRKVKGYDHAFLLQAKGDSKKPVALLSSEDGKLQMEVYTSAPALQFYSGNFLGGTSSRGPHAYGDYQGLALESEFLPDSPNHPEWPQPDCVLRPGEEYTSLTEYRFIPV; the protein is encoded by the coding sequence GTGCTGAATGAAACTCCCGCACTGGCACCCGATGGTCAGCCGTATCGCCTGTTAACCCTGCGCAATAGCGCGGGGATGGTGGTCACGCTGATGGACTGGGGTGCTACGTTACTCTCGGCCCGCATTCCCCTTTCCGACGGCTGCGTGCGTGAAGCGCTGCTGGGCTGTGCCAGTCCGGAGCATTATCAGAACCAGGCGGCGTTTCTGGGCGCCTCAATTGGTCGTTACGCCAACCGCATCGCCGACAGTCGCTATGTCCTCAATGGGGAAACGGTGACCCTGCAACCAAGCCAGGGCGTCAACCAGTTGCACGGTGGACCGGACGGATTTGATAAACGCCGCTGGCAAATCGTTAACCATAACGAGCGTCAGGTTCTGTTTGCGATAAGCTCAGACGATGGCGATCAGGGCTTTCCGGGCAACCTTTGCGCCACGGTGCAGTATCGTCTGACCGATGACAACCGCATCTCCATTACCTATCGCGCGACGGTGGATAAGCCGTGTCCGGTGAATCTGACCAACCATGTCTACTTCAACCTTGATGGCGATCAGACCGATGTGCGCAACCATACGCTGCAGCTTCTGGCGGATGAGTATCTGCCGGTGGATGAAGGCGGGATCCCACGCGACGGTCTGAAACCGGTCGCCGGAACTTCATTTGATTTTCGCACCGCGAAGGCCATCGCCAGCGAATTCCTTACCGATGACGACCAGCGCAAAGTGAAGGGTTACGATCACGCCTTCCTGTTGCAGGCAAAAGGCGACAGTAAAAAGCCGGTTGCCCTGCTCTCTTCTGAGGACGGGAAGTTGCAGATGGAGGTTTACACCTCGGCTCCGGCGCTGCAATTTTACTCGGGTAACTTTCTCGGCGGCACCTCTTCGCGTGGACCGCACGCCTACGGCGATTATCAGGGCCTGGCACTGGAGAGTGAATTCCTGCCGGACAGCCCGAACCATCCGGAATGGCCGCAACCAGACTGCGTTCTGCGTCCCGGCGAAGAGTACACCAGCCTGACGGAATATCGCTTTATTCCTGTTTGA
- the galK gene encoding galactokinase has protein sequence MSLKEKTQSLFAEIFGYPATHTIQAPGRVNLIGEHTDYNDGFVLPCAIDYQTVISCAARNDRLIRVIAADYDNQTDEFSLDAPIVTHDSQQWANYVRGVVKHLLKRDSSFGGADLVISGNVPQGAGLSSSASLEVAVGTVFQQLYHLPLDGAQIALNGQEAENQFVGCNCGIMDQLISALGKKDHALLIDCRTLGTKAVSMPEGVAIVIINSNFKRTLVGSEYNTRRQQCETGARFFQQPALRDVSLEAFNAVANELDPLVAKRVRHVLTENARTVEAASALEKGDLHRMGQLMAESHASMRDDFEITVPQIDTLVDIVKATIGDKGGVRMTGGGFGGCIVALMPEALVPTVQQAVAAQYEAKTGIKETFYVCKPSQGAGQC, from the coding sequence ATGAGTCTGAAAGAGAAAACACAATCTCTGTTTGCAGAAATTTTCGGCTACCCTGCGACCCACACCATTCAGGCACCAGGCCGCGTCAACCTTATCGGTGAGCATACCGATTATAACGACGGCTTTGTGCTGCCCTGCGCCATTGATTATCAAACCGTGATCAGTTGCGCCGCCCGCAACGACCGCCTGATCCGCGTCATTGCTGCCGATTACGATAATCAGACTGACGAGTTCTCCCTCGATGCCCCCATCGTGACTCACGACAGCCAGCAATGGGCAAACTATGTGCGCGGCGTGGTAAAACACCTGTTAAAACGCGACAGCAGCTTTGGCGGCGCGGACCTGGTGATCAGCGGTAATGTTCCACAGGGCGCGGGACTGAGCTCTTCCGCCTCGCTGGAAGTGGCGGTCGGCACCGTGTTCCAGCAGCTTTATCATCTGCCGCTGGACGGTGCGCAGATTGCGCTTAACGGTCAGGAAGCGGAAAACCAGTTTGTCGGTTGTAACTGCGGAATTATGGATCAGCTCATCTCCGCGCTGGGTAAGAAAGATCATGCCCTGCTGATCGACTGTCGGACGCTCGGCACCAAAGCGGTTTCAATGCCAGAAGGCGTGGCGATTGTTATCATCAACAGCAACTTTAAGCGCACGCTGGTCGGCAGCGAGTACAACACGCGCCGTCAGCAGTGCGAAACGGGCGCTCGTTTCTTCCAGCAACCGGCATTGCGTGATGTCAGTCTCGAAGCCTTTAACGCCGTGGCGAATGAACTGGACCCACTGGTTGCCAAACGCGTCCGTCACGTGTTAACTGAGAATGCGCGAACGGTGGAAGCCGCCAGCGCGCTGGAAAAAGGCGATCTACACCGCATGGGGCAACTGATGGCTGAATCGCACGCCTCAATGCGTGATGATTTCGAAATCACCGTGCCGCAGATTGATACGCTGGTTGACATCGTCAAAGCCACCATTGGTGACAAAGGCGGCGTACGCATGACCGGAGGCGGATTTGGCGGCTGCATCGTCGCACTGATGCCGGAAGCACTGGTCCCAACCGTTCAGCAAGCCGTCGCCGCGCAGTACGAAGCCAAAACCGGCATCAAAGAAACGTTCTATGTATGCAAACCATCACAAGGAGCAGGACAGTGCTGA
- the galT gene encoding galactose-1-phosphate uridylyltransferase, with product MSQFNPVDHPHRRFNLLTGQWILVSPHRAKRPWQGAQETPSNDVLPAHDPDCFLCAGNTRVTGDKNPDYSGTFVFTNDFAALMTDTPDAPDSHDPLMRCQSARGTSRVICFSPDHSKTLPELSVPALTEIVKTWQEQTADLGKRYPWVQVFENKGAAMGCSNPHPHGQIWANSFLPNEAEREDRLQKAWLAEQGSPMLVDYVQRELADGSRTVVETDHWLAVVPYWAAWPFETLLLPKAHVLRITDLTDEQRADLALALKKLTSRYDNLFQCSFPYSMGWHGAPFNGEENDHWQLHAHFYPPLLRSATVRKFMVGYEMLAETQRDLTAEQAAERLRAVSDIHFRESGV from the coding sequence ATGAGTCAATTTAACCCCGTCGATCATCCGCATCGTCGTTTTAATCTGCTCACCGGGCAGTGGATTCTGGTCTCGCCGCATCGTGCTAAACGCCCCTGGCAGGGGGCGCAAGAAACGCCCTCTAACGACGTGCTGCCGGCACACGATCCGGACTGCTTCCTGTGTGCGGGCAATACCCGCGTCACTGGCGATAAGAACCCGGATTACAGTGGGACGTTCGTCTTCACCAACGACTTCGCGGCGTTAATGACCGACACCCCCGACGCGCCGGACAGTCACGACCCGCTGATGCGCTGCCAGAGCGCGCGCGGCACCAGTCGCGTCATTTGCTTCTCGCCTGATCACAGTAAAACGCTGCCGGAGCTAAGCGTTCCCGCCCTGACTGAAATTGTGAAAACCTGGCAAGAGCAAACCGCAGACCTCGGGAAACGCTATCCCTGGGTGCAGGTCTTTGAAAACAAAGGCGCGGCGATGGGCTGCTCTAACCCCCATCCCCACGGACAGATTTGGGCCAACAGTTTCTTACCAAACGAAGCTGAACGCGAAGATCGTCTGCAAAAAGCCTGGCTGGCTGAGCAGGGGTCGCCGATGCTGGTCGACTACGTGCAGCGTGAACTGGCTGACGGCAGCCGTACGGTAGTGGAAACCGATCACTGGCTGGCTGTTGTGCCCTACTGGGCGGCATGGCCGTTCGAAACGCTGTTGCTGCCGAAAGCGCATGTACTACGCATCACCGATTTGACCGACGAACAGCGCGCAGACCTGGCGCTGGCGTTGAAAAAACTGACCAGCCGTTATGACAATCTCTTCCAGTGCTCTTTCCCGTATTCGATGGGCTGGCACGGCGCGCCGTTTAACGGCGAAGAGAATGACCACTGGCAGTTGCACGCGCACTTTTATCCGCCGCTGCTGCGCTCTGCAACCGTCCGTAAATTTATGGTCGGTTACGAAATGCTGGCAGAGACCCAGCGCGATCTCACAGCGGAACAAGCGGCAGAACGTCTGCGCGCGGTCAGCGACATCCATTTTCGCGAATCCGGAGTATAA
- the galE gene encoding UDP-glucose 4-epimerase GalE, with product MRVLVTGGSGYIGSHTCVQLLKNGHDVIILDNLCNSKRSVLPVIERLSGKHPTFVEGDIRNEALITEILHDHAVDTVIHFAGLKAVGESVAKPLEYYDNNVNGTLRLISAMRAAGVKNVIFSSSATVYGDQPKIPYVESFPTGTPQSPYGKSKLMVEQILTDLQKAQPEWSIALLRYFNPVGAHPSGDMGEDPQGIPNNLMPYIAQVAVGRRDSLAIFGNDYPTEDGTGVRDYIHVMDLADGHVAAMEKLAGIQGVHIYNLGAGVGSSVLDVVNAFSKACGKPVNYHFAPRRDGDLPAYWADASKADRELDWRVTRTLDEMAQDTWHWQSRHPQGYED from the coding sequence ATGAGAGTTCTGGTCACCGGTGGTAGCGGTTACATAGGAAGCCATACTTGTGTACAGTTACTGAAAAACGGTCATGACGTCATCATCCTTGATAACCTCTGTAACAGTAAGCGCAGCGTACTGCCAGTTATTGAACGTCTGAGCGGCAAACATCCGACGTTTGTCGAAGGCGATATCCGCAACGAAGCGCTGATAACCGAAATTCTGCACGATCACGCGGTTGACACCGTCATCCATTTTGCCGGGCTGAAGGCCGTCGGCGAATCGGTCGCAAAACCGCTGGAATACTATGACAACAACGTCAACGGCACACTGCGACTGATTAGCGCCATGCGCGCCGCCGGCGTCAAAAACGTCATTTTCAGCTCATCGGCAACCGTCTACGGCGACCAGCCGAAAATCCCTTACGTCGAAAGCTTCCCGACCGGTACGCCGCAAAGCCCTTATGGCAAAAGCAAATTGATGGTCGAGCAGATCCTCACCGATCTGCAAAAAGCCCAGCCGGAGTGGAGCATCGCGCTGCTGCGCTATTTCAACCCGGTCGGCGCGCATCCATCAGGTGACATGGGCGAAGACCCGCAGGGCATCCCGAATAACCTGATGCCGTACATCGCGCAGGTGGCGGTGGGCCGTCGCGACTCCCTCGCCATTTTTGGCAACGACTACCCAACCGAAGACGGCACCGGCGTACGCGATTACATCCATGTGATGGATCTCGCTGACGGTCACGTTGCCGCGATGGAAAAACTGGCAGGCATTCAGGGCGTCCATATTTACAACCTCGGCGCGGGTGTCGGCAGCAGCGTGCTGGACGTGGTCAACGCCTTCAGCAAAGCCTGCGGTAAACCGGTTAACTACCATTTTGCGCCGCGTCGCGATGGCGACCTGCCTGCCTACTGGGCGGATGCCAGCAAAGCTGACCGCGAACTGGACTGGCGCGTGACGCGCACGCTTGATGAGATGGCACAGGACACCTGGCACTGGCAGTCGCGTCATCCGCAGGGATACGAGGATTAA
- the modF gene encoding molybdate ABC transporter ATP-binding protein ModF, translating into MSSLHILQGTFRLSDTKTLRLDSVTLNAGESWAFVGSNGSGKSALARALAGELPLLKGERQCAFSRITRLSFEQLQKLVSDEWQRNNTDMLSPGEEDTGRTTMEIVQDEVKDPTRCATLAQQFGITHLLDRRFKYLSTGETRKTLLCQALMSEPDLLILDEPFDGLDVASRQQLAVLLETLHQSGITLVLVLNRFDEIPSFVQYAGVLVDCALMETGSKTDLLQQALIAQLAHSERLEGVALPEADEPAAHPVLSADTPRIILKDGVVSYNDRPILDRLSWQVDPGEHWQIVGPNGAGKSTLLSLITGDHPQGYSNDLTLFGRRRGSGETIWDIKKHIGYVSSSLHLDYRVSTTVRNVILSGYFDSIGIYQAVSDRQQKLAQQWLDILGLDKRTADAPFHSLSWGQQRLALIARALVKHPTLLILDEPLQGLDPLNRQLIRRFVDVLISEGDTQLLFVSHHAEDAPACITHRLEFVPEGETYTYLQTPLR; encoded by the coding sequence ATGTCATCGTTGCATATTTTGCAAGGCACGTTTCGTCTTAGCGATACAAAAACGCTTCGTCTGGATTCCGTGACATTAAACGCGGGTGAGAGCTGGGCGTTTGTGGGGTCGAATGGAAGCGGGAAATCGGCACTGGCGCGCGCGCTGGCCGGTGAGTTGCCGCTGCTCAAAGGCGAACGCCAGTGCGCCTTTTCGCGGATTACCCGTCTTTCTTTTGAGCAACTGCAGAAACTGGTCAGCGATGAATGGCAGCGTAATAACACCGATATGCTCAGTCCAGGCGAAGAGGATACCGGACGCACCACGATGGAGATCGTTCAGGACGAGGTGAAGGACCCGACCCGCTGCGCGACGCTAGCTCAGCAGTTTGGTATCACGCATCTGCTCGATCGCCGCTTTAAATATCTCTCTACCGGGGAAACGCGCAAAACGCTGCTCTGTCAGGCGCTGATGTCTGAGCCCGATTTATTGATTCTCGATGAGCCGTTTGACGGTCTGGATGTCGCCTCCCGCCAGCAGTTGGCAGTACTGCTTGAAACGCTGCACCAGTCCGGCATCACACTGGTGCTGGTGTTGAACCGCTTTGATGAAATCCCGTCGTTCGTTCAGTATGCCGGCGTACTGGTTGACTGCGCCTTAATGGAAACGGGATCGAAAACGGACTTACTCCAGCAGGCGCTGATCGCCCAACTTGCCCATAGCGAGCGACTGGAAGGGGTGGCGCTGCCTGAAGCCGACGAACCTGCCGCCCACCCTGTTCTGTCCGCCGATACGCCGCGGATCATCCTCAAGGATGGCGTCGTGTCGTACAACGACCGCCCTATTCTCGATCGTCTGAGCTGGCAGGTGGATCCCGGTGAGCACTGGCAGATTGTCGGCCCCAACGGCGCCGGAAAATCCACATTGCTCAGCCTGATAACCGGCGACCATCCGCAGGGATACAGCAACGATCTGACGCTATTTGGTCGTCGTCGCGGCAGCGGTGAAACCATCTGGGATATCAAAAAACACATCGGCTATGTCAGTAGCAGTCTGCATCTCGACTACCGGGTGAGTACCACCGTGCGCAATGTGATTCTGTCGGGCTATTTTGACTCTATCGGGATCTATCAGGCCGTGTCGGATCGTCAGCAGAAACTCGCGCAGCAGTGGCTGGATATTCTGGGACTCGACAAACGCACCGCCGACGCGCCGTTTCATAGTCTCTCCTGGGGACAACAACGACTGGCGCTGATCGCCCGGGCGCTGGTTAAGCACCCGACCCTGCTGATTCTGGACGAACCGTTACAGGGACTGGACCCGCTGAACCGCCAGCTCATCCGTCGTTTTGTCGACGTGTTAATTAGCGAGGGCGACACGCAGTTGCTGTTTGTCTCCCATCACGCTGAAGATGCGCCGGCCTGTATTACCCACCGTCTGGAGTTTGTACCAGAGGGCGAGACATATACCTATCTGCAAACGCCGTTGCGTTAG
- the srsR gene encoding LysR family transcriptional regulator SrsR encodes MDIFISKKMRNFILLAQTNNIARAAEKIHMTASPFGKSISALEDQIGYTLFTRKDNSISLNKAGQELYQKLFPIYQSLSAIDNEIHHSVRGSRNIVIGVDNTYPTIIFDQLISLGDKYDGVTVKSVEFSENEVIDNLFSRQLDFIISPQYVSARVQELDNLTISELKPLRLGFLVSRRYEDKQPQDLLRELPWLQMRFQNRANFEAILEAHMRPCGINPTIIYRPYSFMAKISAVEHGQFLTVIPHFAWRLVNPATLKYFDAPGRPMYMQEYLYSLKNHRYTATILQQIAEDRGTEVN; translated from the coding sequence GTGGATATTTTTATCTCGAAAAAAATGCGTAATTTCATCCTGTTGGCGCAAACCAATAATATCGCCAGAGCCGCTGAGAAAATACACATGACGGCCTCGCCGTTTGGTAAAAGCATTTCAGCGCTGGAAGATCAGATTGGCTATACGTTGTTTACCCGCAAAGATAACAGCATAAGCCTGAACAAGGCCGGGCAGGAGTTGTACCAGAAACTGTTTCCGATTTATCAGTCCTTGTCGGCTATCGATAATGAAATTCATCACTCTGTGCGTGGTTCGCGCAATATTGTGATTGGCGTCGACAACACCTATCCGACGATTATTTTCGATCAGTTGATTAGCCTGGGCGACAAGTACGACGGCGTGACCGTAAAGTCTGTCGAGTTTAGCGAGAATGAAGTCATTGATAACCTGTTTAGCCGCCAACTCGATTTTATCATTTCGCCGCAGTATGTTTCGGCTCGTGTGCAGGAACTGGATAATCTGACCATCAGTGAGTTGAAGCCGCTGCGTCTGGGGTTTCTCGTTTCCCGTCGCTACGAGGATAAACAGCCGCAGGATCTGCTCCGTGAACTGCCCTGGTTGCAAATGCGTTTTCAGAATCGGGCCAATTTTGAGGCGATACTGGAGGCTCATATGCGGCCATGCGGCATTAATCCGACGATTATCTACCGCCCGTACAGCTTTATGGCGAAAATCAGCGCGGTGGAGCACGGGCAGTTTCTGACCGTGATCCCACACTTTGCGTGGCGTCTGGTGAATCCGGCGACACTGAAGTATTTCGATGCGCCTGGTCGTCCGATGTACATGCAGGAATACCTGTACTCGTTGAAAAACCACCGCTATACCGCCACGATACTTCAGCAAATTGCGGAAGATCGTGGCACAGAGGTGAATTAG